A window of Aeromicrobium sp. A1-2 contains these coding sequences:
- a CDS encoding cytochrome c biogenesis CcdA family protein codes for MDWSIVSLAFAAGLVAALNPCGFAMLPGYLALVVVGGHERSRSAALLRALTATAVMAVGFLLVFGVFALVVAPISLSVQKYLPYATVVIGVVLAIMGLAMVAGREIRFLIPKVSSSPSEALGSMFGYGIAYAVASLSCTIGPFLAVTFSTFRSDSIAGGVLAYVAYAAGMTVLVGVLAVSAALASTEAVGRFRSLMPVIGRIGGVVVVLMGVYVAYYGVIELRENFAGATGSDPIVDGFATIQAKVTRFVDELDTWIWLTGGALMLVVVARGLLRRRTAARSEAPTP; via the coding sequence ATGGACTGGTCGATCGTCTCGCTGGCCTTCGCCGCAGGACTAGTCGCGGCCCTGAACCCGTGCGGATTCGCGATGCTGCCGGGCTATCTTGCGCTGGTGGTCGTCGGCGGGCACGAACGCTCCCGTTCGGCCGCGCTGTTGCGTGCCCTCACCGCGACGGCCGTCATGGCGGTCGGCTTCCTGCTGGTGTTCGGCGTGTTCGCCCTGGTCGTCGCGCCGATCAGCCTCTCGGTGCAGAAGTACCTTCCGTACGCCACCGTCGTGATCGGCGTCGTCCTGGCGATCATGGGGCTCGCGATGGTCGCGGGCCGGGAGATCCGCTTCCTGATCCCGAAGGTCTCCTCGTCGCCGTCCGAGGCGCTGGGGTCGATGTTCGGCTACGGCATCGCCTACGCCGTCGCCTCGTTGTCGTGCACGATCGGGCCGTTCCTTGCTGTGACGTTCTCGACGTTCCGGAGCGACTCGATCGCGGGTGGTGTGCTGGCGTACGTCGCCTACGCGGCGGGCATGACGGTGCTCGTCGGGGTGCTGGCGGTATCTGCGGCGCTGGCCAGCACCGAGGCTGTCGGCCGGTTCCGTTCGTTGATGCCGGTCATCGGCCGCATCGGCGGCGTCGTCGTGGTGCTGATGGGCGTCTACGTCGCCTACTACGGGGTCATCGAGCTGCGGGAGAACTTCGCTGGGGCGACCGGCTCGGACCCGATCGTCGACGGGTTCGCGACGATCCAGGCCAAGGTGACGCGGTTCGTCGACGAGCTGGACACCTGGATCTGGCTGACCGGGGGGGCGCTTATGCTCGTGGTGGTCGCGAGGGGCCTGCTGCGCCGGCGGACGGCGGCCCGATCGGAGGCACCGACGCCATGA
- a CDS encoding GNAT family N-acetyltransferase has protein sequence MHEITFRRLTDDDMSALVGWMAVEHAQPWFGDEPRTVELAREHYAGELDGTSATRMWIVQLDGRPIGYAQDYPVIAYDDYAVRVQDPGAVAFDYLIGDPELIDRGIGTRMIAAFCRDVLCPDHPAAPRFVASPDVRNKRSIRVLEKCGFTPGLWIQPEAVQYPEIVCTAPRELFE, from the coding sequence ATGCACGAGATCACCTTTCGCCGGCTGACCGACGACGACATGTCTGCCCTCGTCGGGTGGATGGCGGTCGAGCACGCTCAGCCGTGGTTCGGTGATGAGCCGCGCACCGTCGAGCTCGCACGTGAGCACTACGCCGGTGAGCTCGACGGGACGAGCGCGACCCGGATGTGGATCGTCCAGCTCGACGGACGACCGATTGGCTATGCGCAGGACTATCCCGTCATCGCGTACGACGACTATGCGGTGCGCGTGCAGGACCCCGGCGCCGTTGCCTTCGACTACCTGATCGGCGATCCGGAGCTGATCGACCGTGGCATCGGCACGCGGATGATTGCTGCGTTCTGCCGCGACGTGCTGTGCCCGGACCACCCCGCTGCGCCCCGGTTCGTCGCGAGCCCGGACGTCCGCAACAAGCGCTCGATCCGGGTGCTGGAGAAGTGCGGCTTCACTCCGGGGCTGTGGATCCAGCCCGAGGCGGTGCAGTACCCCGAGATCGTCTGCACGGCGCCACGGGAGCTGTTCGAGTGA
- a CDS encoding regulatory protein RecX has product MKRTPVEEMTPAELASFAKEIVVRKLSERAHSRSDLAQALARKLVPEGVVEATLDKFETAGLIDDEEFARSWVQSRQRGKGLSSRALAMELRRKGVDDEISKEVIAELDPDAEVEAAHRLVRSRLRSLSRFDEATKLRRLTGMLARKGYSSQMCFEVVRQELGADKQALDSM; this is encoded by the coding sequence ATGAAGAGGACGCCGGTCGAGGAGATGACTCCCGCCGAGCTCGCGAGCTTCGCCAAGGAGATCGTGGTGCGCAAGCTCAGCGAGCGGGCGCACAGCCGCAGCGACCTCGCTCAGGCACTGGCCAGGAAGCTGGTGCCTGAGGGGGTCGTCGAGGCGACTCTCGACAAGTTCGAGACCGCCGGGCTGATCGATGATGAGGAGTTCGCGCGGTCGTGGGTGCAGTCCCGGCAACGGGGCAAGGGGTTGTCCTCCCGTGCCCTGGCGATGGAGCTGCGCCGCAAGGGTGTCGACGACGAGATCTCCAAGGAGGTCATCGCCGAGCTCGACCCCGATGCGGAGGTCGAGGCCGCCCACCGGCTGGTCAGGTCCCGGCTGAGGTCGCTCTCACGGTTCGACGAAGCGACCAAGCTCCGCCGGCTGACCGGCATGCTGGCCCGCAAGGGCTACTCCTCGCAGATGTGCTTCGAGGTGGTCCGGCAGGAGCTGGGCGCCGACAAACAGGCACTCGACAGCATGTGA
- a CDS encoding amino acid ABC transporter ATP-binding protein, which produces MVSMHGVQKWFGQLHVLQDIELTVAPGEVVVVIGPSGSGKSTLCRAINRLETIDEGTIQIDGKTLPEEGKGLAQLRADVGMVFQSFNLFAHKSVLENVTLGPMKVRGVKKADAETRGHELLERVGIDSQADKYPAQLSGGQQQRVAIARALAMEPKVMLFDEPTSALDPEMIKEVLDTMVDLAKGGMTMIVVTHEMGFARTAADRVLFMADGQIIEENTPEEFFTNPTSDRAKDFLGKILKH; this is translated from the coding sequence ATGGTTTCGATGCACGGCGTCCAGAAGTGGTTCGGGCAGCTGCACGTACTCCAGGACATCGAGCTCACCGTCGCCCCGGGCGAAGTCGTCGTCGTGATCGGTCCATCCGGGTCCGGCAAGTCGACTCTGTGCCGGGCGATCAACCGGCTCGAGACGATCGACGAGGGAACGATCCAGATCGATGGAAAGACGCTTCCCGAGGAGGGCAAGGGTCTGGCCCAGCTCCGAGCCGACGTCGGCATGGTCTTCCAGTCGTTCAACCTGTTCGCGCACAAGTCGGTCCTCGAGAACGTGACCCTCGGCCCGATGAAGGTCCGCGGCGTCAAGAAGGCCGATGCCGAGACGCGGGGGCACGAGCTGCTCGAACGTGTCGGCATCGACAGCCAGGCCGACAAATATCCGGCTCAGCTCTCCGGCGGGCAGCAGCAGCGGGTCGCCATCGCCCGCGCGCTCGCGATGGAGCCCAAGGTCATGCTCTTCGACGAGCCCACCTCGGCGCTCGATCCGGAGATGATCAAAGAAGTCCTCGACACCATGGTCGACCTCGCCAAGGGCGGCATGACGATGATCGTCGTGACGCACGAGATGGGGTTCGCCCGCACGGCTGCCGACCGGGTGCTGTTCATGGCCGACGGCCAGATCATCGAGGAAAACACCCCCGAAGAGTTCTTCACCAACCCCACGTCGGATCGAGCCAAGGACTTCCTCGGCAAGATCCTGAAGCACTAG
- a CDS encoding ACT domain-containing protein has protein sequence MNAITDLSQLLAEMTPELRAGRYVFVSVDAEVAATIDGPVMSFVEDEGVTLILQAERADALGLTYEFVAAWITLTVHSALDAVGLTAAVSRALTEVDISCNVVAAAFHDHLFVPEDDADRAVVALESLSSTSRAAVQGDS, from the coding sequence ATGAACGCCATCACCGACCTGTCTCAGCTTCTCGCTGAGATGACTCCTGAGCTCCGGGCCGGCCGGTACGTGTTCGTCAGCGTCGACGCCGAGGTTGCAGCCACGATCGACGGACCTGTCATGTCTTTCGTCGAGGACGAGGGAGTCACACTGATCCTCCAGGCGGAACGGGCCGACGCGCTCGGCCTGACGTACGAGTTCGTCGCTGCGTGGATCACGCTGACGGTGCACAGCGCGCTCGACGCGGTCGGGCTGACCGCTGCCGTCAGCCGTGCGTTGACCGAAGTCGACATCAGCTGCAACGTGGTGGCCGCGGCCTTCCACGATCACTTGTTCGTGCCCGAGGATGACGCCGACCGGGCCGTCGTCGCCCTGGAGAGCCTCTCCTCCACGAGTCGTGCGGCAGTGCAGGGCGACTCGTAG
- a CDS encoding amino acid ABC transporter permease encodes MAASVLFDAPGPKTKRRHRLYTVISSLGLLGVLGLIVFQLERKGQFAYALWEPFVTPKIINIIIEGTGKTLQAAVFAIIGALLLGMILGVGKLSEHRVLRWPAWLVVEFFRATPLLLVIIATWFYIGPEPGASAFLALVMGLILYNGAVFAEIFRAGINAVPKGQAEAAYAIGMRKSLVMRIVLIPQAVKIMLPSLISQAIVALKDTSLGYAVLAPGLTYTGKQIFGTFRNTIQTAFVIALIYITLNLLLTWLATWVQKRYVGEKTFTADAVGGIVQSQPDAGASGAGGAGIR; translated from the coding sequence ATGGCCGCATCCGTGCTCTTCGACGCACCCGGACCCAAGACCAAGAGGCGGCACCGTCTCTACACGGTCATCTCCTCGCTCGGCCTGCTGGGCGTGCTAGGTCTGATCGTCTTCCAGCTCGAGCGCAAGGGTCAGTTCGCCTACGCGCTCTGGGAGCCCTTCGTGACCCCCAAGATCATCAACATCATCATCGAGGGCACCGGCAAGACGCTGCAGGCAGCAGTCTTCGCGATCATCGGGGCGCTGCTCCTCGGGATGATCCTCGGCGTGGGCAAGCTGTCCGAACACCGTGTGCTCCGCTGGCCTGCGTGGCTCGTGGTGGAGTTCTTCCGCGCCACGCCTTTGCTGCTGGTCATCATCGCGACCTGGTTCTACATCGGACCGGAGCCGGGGGCGAGTGCGTTCCTGGCCTTGGTCATGGGACTGATCCTCTACAACGGAGCGGTCTTCGCCGAGATCTTCCGCGCCGGGATCAACGCCGTCCCGAAGGGGCAGGCAGAGGCCGCGTACGCGATCGGCATGCGCAAGTCACTCGTGATGCGCATCGTGCTGATCCCGCAGGCGGTCAAGATCATGCTTCCCTCCCTCATCAGCCAGGCCATCGTCGCGCTCAAGGACACGAGTCTCGGCTACGCCGTGCTCGCTCCCGGTCTGACGTACACCGGCAAGCAGATCTTCGGCACGTTCCGCAACACGATCCAGACCGCGTTCGTCATTGCCCTGATCTACATCACGCTCAACCTGCTGCTGACGTGGCTCGCCACCTGGGTGCAGAAGCGCTACGTCGGCGAGAAGACCTTCACGGCCGACGCCGTCGGCGGCATCGTGCAGTCACAGCCCGATGCGGGCGCATCCGGGGCCGGCGGCGCCGGCATCCGCTAG
- a CDS encoding redoxin domain-containing protein — protein sequence MRRSTIIGLAAAAMLTLAACGSGETTSSSATTSTSTAPTAAASSDAPQGEAEAVSVPKQLQFTSKTTAGATFEGASLAGKPAVVWFWAPWCHICKGEAPRVRDAAKSSGVSFLGVAALDDVEPMKGFVEEFDLDFPNLADTKAAVWARFGVTSQPSYAFISADGDVDVVAGALSASELDSRIAKIAG from the coding sequence ATGAGAAGATCCACGATCATCGGCCTCGCCGCCGCCGCGATGCTCACCTTGGCCGCGTGCGGCTCGGGCGAGACGACGTCGTCCTCGGCAACTACCTCCACATCGACCGCTCCGACCGCTGCCGCGTCGTCGGACGCACCGCAGGGCGAGGCCGAAGCCGTGAGCGTGCCCAAGCAGCTGCAGTTCACGTCGAAGACGACCGCCGGCGCGACGTTCGAGGGTGCGAGCCTCGCCGGCAAGCCGGCCGTCGTGTGGTTCTGGGCGCCGTGGTGCCACATCTGCAAGGGCGAGGCCCCCCGCGTACGTGACGCTGCGAAGTCCTCGGGCGTCAGCTTCCTGGGCGTTGCCGCATTGGACGACGTGGAGCCCATGAAGGGGTTCGTCGAGGAGTTCGACCTGGACTTCCCGAACCTCGCCGACACCAAGGCCGCCGTGTGGGCGCGGTTCGGGGTCACGTCGCAGCCGTCGTACGCGTTCATCTCCGCCGATGGTGACGTCGATGTCGTCGCGGGTGCGCTCTCAGCGTCCGAGCTCGACTCGAGAATCGCCAAGATCGCCGGCTGA
- a CDS encoding Lsr2 family protein produces the protein MARRVQIIEKAEIFDDFDGALLDPETRSQRYQLNGKTYDLYLSAASKATVDAFIADLVDGAEEVKGQRQARATKGTSLGVDEKKRRVEAYNTANPDNTYTRYTAHVQSWWAANGR, from the coding sequence ATGGCACGAAGGGTCCAGATCATCGAGAAGGCAGAGATCTTCGACGACTTCGACGGCGCGCTGCTCGACCCGGAGACCCGTAGCCAGCGCTACCAGCTGAACGGCAAGACGTACGACCTCTACCTGTCCGCAGCCAGCAAGGCCACGGTGGACGCGTTCATCGCCGATCTGGTCGACGGCGCCGAAGAGGTCAAGGGCCAGCGTCAGGCCCGGGCCACCAAGGGGACATCACTGGGTGTCGATGAGAAGAAGCGTCGCGTCGAGGCGTACAACACGGCGAACCCCGACAACACCTACACCCGCTACACCGCTCACGTCCAAAGCTGGTGGGCTGCCAACGGCCGGTAG
- a CDS encoding glutamate ABC transporter substrate-binding protein, which translates to MKRVQFAVLAATAALILGACGSAGDDENPVDTKVDDNAASQFEDGTAMKAIAESGKVRIGVKFDQPGLGFKSAGDDQPAGFDVEMAKIVAAKLGISADKVEWVETISDNREPFLQKGTVDFVFASYSITDDRRKVVGQAGPYFLTGQQLLVKKGSDIKGVDDIKGKEVCSVTGSTSLKQVEEKGAKARGFETYSQCRDQVLDGGVDSMTTDGSILLGYAALNPDELEVVGEPFSEERIGMGYSQDKPELCQFLTDTIQEAMDNGDWAKAFEGTLGKSGAETPTPPTMDACA; encoded by the coding sequence ATGAAACGCGTACAATTTGCCGTCCTCGCAGCTACCGCTGCCCTGATCCTGGGAGCCTGCGGAAGCGCCGGCGATGACGAGAACCCGGTCGACACCAAGGTCGACGACAACGCCGCGAGCCAGTTCGAGGACGGCACCGCGATGAAGGCGATCGCCGAGTCGGGCAAGGTCCGCATCGGCGTCAAGTTCGACCAGCCCGGCCTCGGATTCAAGAGCGCCGGCGACGACCAGCCCGCCGGCTTCGACGTCGAGATGGCCAAGATCGTTGCGGCCAAGCTGGGCATCTCGGCCGACAAGGTCGAGTGGGTCGAGACCATCTCGGACAACCGCGAGCCGTTCCTGCAGAAGGGCACGGTCGACTTCGTCTTCGCGTCCTACTCGATCACCGATGACCGTCGCAAGGTCGTCGGACAGGCCGGACCGTACTTCCTGACCGGCCAGCAGTTGCTGGTCAAGAAGGGCAGCGACATCAAGGGCGTCGATGACATCAAGGGCAAGGAAGTCTGCTCGGTCACCGGTTCGACCTCGCTCAAGCAGGTCGAGGAGAAGGGCGCCAAGGCGCGCGGCTTCGAGACGTACTCGCAGTGCCGCGACCAGGTGCTCGACGGTGGCGTCGACTCGATGACCACGGACGGCTCGATCCTGCTCGGCTACGCCGCCCTCAACCCCGACGAGCTCGAAGTCGTCGGAGAGCCGTTCTCCGAGGAGCGCATCGGCATGGGCTACAGCCAGGACAAGCCTGAGCTGTGCCAGTTCCTGACCGACACGATCCAGGAAGCCATGGACAACGGCGACTGGGCCAAGGCCTTCGAGGGCACCCTCGGCAAGTCCGGTGCGGAGACGCCCACACCGCCGACGATGGACGCCTGCGCCTGA
- a CDS encoding lipase, with the protein MRRSVLSTLLCTTAFVAASVMSAVPASAATASPYAPVDRPGPRLTVKAATLKAALQCSGNFKTSTLQPILLNPATGVTVRENYSWNYERAFTAQQRPWCAIDMPAHTLGDIQVSGEYLVYAIRTMRAMSTRDIAIMGHSQGGMSMRWALRFWPDTRAMVDDVIGMAGSNHGTAGLPTCIEGVTTCLPAVWQQQATAKFIAALNSRAETFKGISYTQIYTRTDEVVTPSDTNATASSALHTGQGAITNVATQDVCPLDVYEHLTVGTIDPTAYALAMDALDHKGPAKVSRINRSVCLQLYHPGVDPLNLQNVLQVLSGAPGLASVPLPFVNLVGVEQASAEPKLRCYTSAKGC; encoded by the coding sequence ATGCGCCGTTCCGTCCTTTCCACTCTGTTGTGCACCACTGCGTTCGTTGCCGCGTCGGTGATGAGTGCCGTCCCGGCCTCTGCCGCGACCGCATCTCCGTACGCCCCGGTCGACCGCCCAGGTCCACGACTGACCGTCAAGGCCGCGACCCTCAAGGCCGCGCTCCAGTGCAGCGGCAACTTCAAGACGTCCACGCTCCAGCCGATCCTGCTCAACCCGGCGACAGGCGTGACGGTCCGCGAGAACTACTCGTGGAACTACGAGCGGGCATTCACGGCGCAGCAACGCCCGTGGTGTGCGATCGACATGCCGGCGCACACGCTGGGCGACATCCAGGTCTCGGGGGAGTACCTCGTCTACGCGATCCGCACGATGCGGGCGATGTCGACGAGGGACATTGCGATCATGGGTCACAGCCAGGGCGGTATGTCGATGCGATGGGCGCTGCGCTTCTGGCCAGACACCCGCGCCATGGTCGACGACGTGATCGGCATGGCGGGCTCCAACCACGGCACGGCCGGCTTGCCGACCTGTATCGAGGGAGTCACGACCTGCCTGCCGGCGGTCTGGCAGCAGCAGGCCACGGCGAAGTTCATCGCCGCATTGAACAGTCGTGCCGAGACCTTCAAGGGCATCTCCTACACACAGATCTACACCCGCACCGACGAGGTCGTGACTCCGAGCGACACCAACGCGACGGCATCCTCGGCGCTGCACACGGGCCAGGGGGCAATCACCAACGTCGCGACGCAGGACGTCTGCCCACTCGACGTCTACGAGCACCTGACTGTCGGCACGATCGACCCGACGGCGTACGCGCTGGCGATGGATGCGCTCGACCACAAGGGGCCCGCCAAGGTCTCGCGGATCAATCGATCGGTGTGCCTGCAGCTGTACCACCCGGGCGTCGACCCGCTGAACCTGCAGAACGTGCTGCAGGTCCTGTCCGGGGCGCCGGGCCTGGCCAGCGTGCCGCTGCCATTCGTCAACCTGGTCGGTGTCGAGCAGGCGTCAGCCGAGCCGAAGCTGCGCTGCTACACCAGCGCCAAGGGCTGCTGA
- a CDS encoding PadR family transcriptional regulator — translation MTSSLSTTSFALLGLLVFDGQTSEEGMTGYELKQRADRTLRFYWVSPAMSQIYTELDRLSRHGFVEALDDTAGKRTTRRFRITTEGRESLETWLHTSEHDFPILKHPIALRLLMGALMGPGEVESMLEGYIDALAERRTELEAVRELLGDNPAVAYPARVAEWGLAYYDAEVEIVEKLRKTL, via the coding sequence GTGACCAGCTCCCTGTCAACGACTTCCTTCGCCCTGCTGGGCCTCCTGGTGTTCGACGGACAGACGTCCGAGGAGGGGATGACCGGCTACGAGCTCAAGCAGCGCGCCGATCGCACGCTGCGGTTCTACTGGGTGTCCCCCGCCATGAGCCAGATCTACACCGAGCTGGACCGGTTGAGTCGCCACGGATTCGTCGAAGCCCTCGACGACACCGCCGGCAAGCGGACCACCCGCCGGTTTCGGATCACGACCGAGGGGCGCGAGTCGCTGGAGACGTGGTTGCACACCTCGGAGCACGACTTCCCGATCCTCAAGCACCCCATCGCGCTGCGACTGCTGATGGGCGCGCTGATGGGACCGGGCGAGGTCGAGTCGATGCTGGAGGGCTACATCGATGCCCTCGCGGAGCGGAGGACCGAGCTCGAGGCGGTCCGCGAGCTGCTGGGCGACAACCCTGCGGTCGCCTATCCGGCCCGGGTCGCCGAGTGGGGTCTGGCCTACTACGACGCCGAGGTCGAGATCGTCGAGAAGCTGCGCAAGACCCTCTGA
- a CDS encoding hotdog fold domain-containing protein, which translates to MSSTLALYKKVTALPQGKRLFSIAFSQKAPYFASIHLQVQEMQPHLGQVKIPKRRSVQNHIGTIHAIAACNGLEAAMGLLAEATCPDDMRWLPKGMDVSYLAKSAGPLTCTATSTEADWAAGPDVPITVQAVLPDGTVTVAGTIHLWVTPKR; encoded by the coding sequence ATGTCATCGACTCTCGCCCTGTACAAGAAGGTCACCGCGCTGCCCCAGGGCAAGCGGCTCTTCTCGATCGCGTTCAGCCAGAAGGCACCGTACTTTGCATCGATCCACCTGCAGGTGCAGGAGATGCAGCCGCACCTGGGTCAGGTCAAGATCCCGAAGCGCCGCTCGGTCCAGAACCACATCGGCACGATCCACGCGATTGCCGCGTGCAACGGGCTCGAGGCGGCGATGGGCCTGCTCGCCGAGGCGACCTGCCCCGATGACATGCGTTGGCTGCCCAAGGGGATGGACGTCAGCTATCTGGCCAAGTCGGCCGGACCGCTGACCTGCACCGCCACGAGCACTGAAGCTGACTGGGCCGCCGGCCCCGACGTGCCGATCACTGTCCAGGCCGTGCTGCCCGATGGCACTGTCACGGTCGCCGGCACGATCCACCTTTGGGTCACCCCGAAGCGCTAG
- a CDS encoding exo-alpha-sialidase → MSETVLLAGTRKGLFIGRSDADRSSWSWDKPLFPMEEIYSAAIDTRSGETRLMVGATSPHWGPQIFRSDDLGRSWDETAGGAVRFPEDTGAALERVWQLRPAPEDQEGVVYAGTEPSALFRSTDRGETFDLVRSLWDHPHRPNWQPGGGGQAVHTVVPHPTDSDTVTIAMSTGGVYRTEDAGDTWTPYNRGIGAEFIPGESPEYGQCVHKVAVDAGDPDRLYAQNHGGVFRSDDAGRSWHSIADGLPADFGFPIVAHPHRAGAIFVFPLVAGIERFPPDGRPAVWRSDDAGETWQETGAGLPEESHTVVLRDAFVSDSADPVGLYLGTRHGAIWASNDEGGSWAEIRSNLPDVLCVRAAVI, encoded by the coding sequence GTGTCCGAGACAGTTCTGTTGGCAGGCACCCGCAAAGGTTTGTTCATCGGCCGCTCCGACGCCGACCGGTCGTCGTGGAGCTGGGACAAGCCGCTGTTCCCCATGGAGGAGATCTACTCCGCCGCGATCGACACCCGCAGCGGTGAGACTCGCCTGATGGTCGGAGCGACCAGTCCGCACTGGGGCCCGCAGATCTTCCGCTCGGATGACCTGGGTCGCTCGTGGGACGAGACGGCCGGCGGTGCGGTGCGATTCCCCGAGGACACCGGGGCGGCCCTCGAACGCGTGTGGCAGCTCCGTCCGGCGCCGGAGGACCAGGAGGGGGTCGTCTACGCCGGCACTGAGCCCTCGGCGTTGTTCCGCTCGACCGACCGCGGCGAGACCTTCGACCTCGTGCGGAGCCTCTGGGACCACCCGCACCGGCCCAACTGGCAGCCCGGCGGCGGAGGTCAGGCGGTCCACACCGTCGTGCCGCACCCGACCGACTCCGACACCGTGACGATCGCGATGTCGACCGGTGGTGTCTATCGCACCGAGGACGCCGGAGACACCTGGACGCCGTACAACCGGGGGATCGGCGCGGAATTCATCCCGGGGGAGTCGCCCGAGTACGGTCAGTGCGTCCACAAGGTCGCGGTCGATGCGGGCGATCCCGATCGGCTCTATGCGCAGAACCATGGCGGGGTCTTCCGCTCCGACGACGCCGGTCGTTCGTGGCACTCGATCGCCGACGGTCTGCCGGCCGACTTCGGTTTCCCGATCGTCGCGCACCCGCATCGTGCCGGAGCGATCTTCGTCTTCCCGCTGGTTGCCGGCATTGAGCGCTTCCCGCCCGACGGCAGGCCAGCGGTATGGCGGTCCGACGACGCGGGGGAGACCTGGCAGGAGACAGGTGCCGGCCTGCCCGAGGAGTCCCACACCGTGGTCCTGCGCGACGCCTTCGTCTCCGACAGTGCCGACCCGGTCGGGCTCTACCTCGGCACCCGGCACGGTGCGATCTGGGCCAGCAACGACGAGGGTGGGTCGTGGGCGGAGATCCGCAGCAACCTGCCCGACGTGCTGTGCGTACGCGCCGCCGTGATCTGA
- a CDS encoding amino acid ABC transporter permease has protein sequence MQVLIDNFDKLLDAFGKTFQLFVVAGFLSLIFGTMLAAMRVGPVKVLDRAAALYVTIFRNTPLLVLLLLVVFGFPKLDIRLGFFWMNILALTMYTSTFVCEALRSGVNSIPLGQAEAARSIGLGFTQTMRNVVLPQSFRAVVPPLASVLIALTKNTSLCSIFGIAEGTAAMKALLNDNTADLWPIVIGIALGYIIIVELISGAAALLERHWRIA, from the coding sequence GTGCAGGTCCTGATCGACAACTTCGACAAGCTGCTCGACGCGTTTGGCAAGACGTTTCAGCTGTTCGTGGTCGCCGGCTTCCTCTCGCTGATCTTCGGAACGATGCTGGCGGCCATGCGGGTCGGACCTGTCAAGGTCCTCGACCGGGCCGCAGCGTTGTACGTCACGATCTTCCGCAACACGCCTCTGCTGGTTCTCCTGCTGCTGGTGGTCTTCGGCTTCCCCAAGCTCGACATCCGGCTGGGATTCTTCTGGATGAACATCCTGGCGCTGACGATGTACACGTCGACGTTCGTGTGCGAGGCGCTCCGATCGGGCGTCAACTCGATCCCGCTGGGCCAGGCCGAGGCCGCCCGCTCCATCGGCCTGGGCTTCACCCAGACGATGCGCAACGTCGTTCTTCCGCAGTCGTTCCGCGCTGTCGTACCGCCGCTCGCCAGCGTGCTGATCGCACTGACCAAGAACACGTCGCTGTGCTCGATCTTCGGCATCGCCGAGGGCACCGCGGCGATGAAGGCCCTGCTCAACGACAACACGGCCGACCTGTGGCCGATCGTGATCGGGATCGCGCTGGGCTACATCATCATCGTCGAGCTCATCTCCGGCGCAGCGGCGCTGCTCGAACGCCATTGGAGGATTGCCTGA